In Helicoverpa armigera isolate CAAS_96S chromosome 22, ASM3070526v1, whole genome shotgun sequence, the genomic stretch TTCTACAGGCCACTTAGATTGCCTTAaaaaatttagataaataaaccTACCGAACTGCGTCTTCACTTCTGCGTAAAGGTTGCTCTGAAACAGACATTTACACCGATAATATTCTGGATCTAACTACTTATGCATAACAAAAGCAGGTAACTCTTCTTCCATACCACTTTCTTATCATAATGATACACCGATTTCTTCATCTCTGACACATTATAGATGTAGTTATGTTTCTCATCGTCCTGTATCGTCGCGTGTGATACTCGCAACGCTGCATGTTTCACTCCATGTTGTAACAAAGCGGTGTAGCGAGCGTTTCGAAGGCTGCAACATAGTAGGTCCAACTGCCCGCAGATCAAGATTGAGTTTGATGCGAAGAATACTCCTGAGAGAAAACAAATAGATACATGTGTAGGTAATAttggtaaaaatattgtagggAGTAATGTaatagtctaaccaaggggtattgggttgcctaggtaactgggttgaggaggtcaggcagggcagtcgctccttgtaaagcactggtactcagctacatccggtcagactggaagccgaccccaacatagtttgggaaaaaggctcggaggatataTATAATGTAATAGTAATATGCAATTGTTCCGTTTGATTTTTCAAGGCAGAACCTGATTGCACCGAAGCGTGCTGTAAGAAAAGATTCTTGGTAAGGAAGTTGTGTAGAACCATAGGTATGAGTAATTGGATCTGTAAGGGAAGACTACATTGATCAGCCCGATGGCTCACAGGTACTGGTAATTGGATCAGATCGATGATTACAGGCAGGATTGAATCAGGAAATTCATCTAGATCCGGAAAAACTTGCCAGTCACGGTGCCATGGCTAAACCGAGTGGGTAAGGtcataattgtattatttacacGCTAATATTCATATGAGTACGATAAGTAGAACCAATTTTTCACATGATAATTTACGCCTCGCTGTTCACACAATACTTTgagtaaattattatataaatggcTTACCAAACTGCCCCATGGCTAACCCAACAAACATCTGCGCTAAGCAGGACACTAAGAACACGAACTCGTAGAATGGAGATCTAGTTATGTCCATGTACATCCAACTCTGGATTGGTTCTTTGGTCCatactgcaaaaaaatatgttctgagaaaataataaaataatgtaataggtTTAGTACAGAAAGTACACTTTTTTATGCTAATTATGGATCTCAACTCGACCTTCAAGAGTCGAAAACAACAAAGTAATAGACCTATATATACTAGATACTTCGAAAATTCCTTGTGTCACTTACAATGTATAATAACAGGCATCGTCGCATACATAGTGACACTAAACATTGTACAAGCCGTATAGATCCTCGCAAACCGTTGAGCTGTCTTACAACTCTCTTCCATAGTCATATTCGTTAATCCCCTCGCAGAATGATACTTAAAGTTCTTCTCCATAAACTCCATCAGGTCATATAAATCTTGCCGGTACATGGCATAGTAGGCAACTATAATTAGGGATACAAGAAGTGGCAGGGAGTCGGCAATAGTCCCCAAACTTGACATGATGTCCTGCCATTCTGTGTACAAATGGACAGTCAAACAAGTTGGTATATACGTCAGGACGAAGAGAACTATTCCTAAATATATGTCGTTGATGACAAGGAGCCGTTCGCTGGTAGAATTTGGGAAGAATTCCCAACAGGCTACTAGTTTTAGGGGTATTTCTATATAATGGATGTAACGGCCTGTCTTCTCCGAGTTAAGGGTCGAAGGTTTTGCTTTCGACATTTTAGCGGATTAACTGAATGCTATATGCCTCGGTGGTGGGCTGTAGATAAGTGATTGTTAATTTTCAATCGTTAATTATACATGTATGTGATTTAAAGTGGCATATACAACGGGTAATTATCGGATAGAAAATTTTCAAAGCtccaagtaggtacctacctacgagTGACTGCTCACCTCGATAAACTACACTTTCCTATGCCTTTACGGGGCTTCGaagcgtatttacagagtgtacatagccaaaacgcatccataggaaactgctcgctgatattttgtaatgctgttttttaatttgtgatttcaaagtatacacgaattttgcgtactgctcgcgtataattcgtagcttagacgtgcacatgcatctttccaatttatacacggccaaatttaactatacaaaattaatattaggaaaagcaataaataaaaatggcttttgaatctgagtttgtttattaaaaatgctaattaaacaggcttctttttaatatcattattcgcccccaaaattGTATgttactatcttagccactagttatcttctaagtaaaccactctcaatacaactcagcatgatggttattttttagcatctaaatttgtagcaggcattctaacagtaaacttctaaaatactattaaatgacgtcataaaatatatttaattagcttcttattttttaactcagtacgtttaaaatgtaagcaaacAACAttcagcaagcatcgcttctgtcacggctccggtgctgcggggcttcGGGGGttccatgcgagcttatcgtcgcagatggttttcacgctcaccaccgcagcctcagccgcgtcggcgggcgttaaaactacctgctcctcagctcgcaggccgcctcgcccctccgcgcctacgcggttttgaattgcactctaggggtagggcagacaagactacgtagagtcggttttgcagcgattcgttttcgtcactaacttcaat encodes the following:
- the LOC110371727 gene encoding putative odorant receptor 85e, which produces MSKAKPSTLNSEKTGRYIHYIEIPLKLVACWEFFPNSTSERLLVINDIYLGIVLFVLTYIPTCLTVHLYTEWQDIMSSLGTIADSLPLLVSLIIVAYYAMYRQDLYDLMEFMEKNFKYHSARGLTNMTMEESCKTAQRFARIYTACTMFSVTMYATMPVIIHLWTKEPIQSWMYMDITRSPFYEFVFLVSCLAQMFVGLAMGQFGVFFASNSILICGQLDLLCCSLRNARYTALLQHGVKHAALRVSHATIQDDEKHNYIYNVSEMKKSVYHYDKKVSNLYAEVKTQFDIYSSEFDDATVNALRDCASLCQVINRYKEMFENFVSPLLALRVVQVTLYLCTLLYAATLKFDMITVEYLAAVALDIFVYCYYGNQIILQADRVSTAAYQSMWQTMGVRPRRVLLNILLANRRPVIVKAGRFLPMDLHTFVVIIKTSFSYYTLLVNVNEQ